AAAGcaacggtttgaagttaaaaatgttttaatgatggatttattacaaacGAACAACTTTTCATGTCACAGAAGTGAAATAAtcgattacttgtggattatcgtgatgtttttattcactgtttgactctcattctgacggcactcaTTCACTTCGGAGGATCGATTTGTGAACAAGTGATgaagtgctacatttctccaaatctgttttctgttctcgctgacatcttggatggcctgagggtgagtacattttcagcaaattttcaattCTTGGTGAACTATTTCTTAAGACCACAAAAACTCAAGCTAACCAACCAAGCAATTTCAGATCCCAAAGCTTTTCTCTTTAGCTGAGAGAACTAGTTTGGATGCCAAACGAATCTGAATATACCATCATCTCAGCACTATTGCTGGGAGTCTTTCAGCATTGTCGTTCATGACTCCTTTCACCAAATAGAGAAAAACAGGACAGGACAATAGaacaagagagagaaaaggaaagaagaGCATTGTCACCTTTTCCCCGAACAGCCTAGGTGACCCGGTTGCCAGGTATCAGATAACACCAACTTGAAAAAAGAACGCTTTGAGAGAGAAGAGTGTCGATAAGAATTTATATTATGTGCTGATTTCGATTCCAAGCAATGGCTTTATGTCACATTTTTCattaacaatgtgcaaataaaaaatgtgatggtGATCGAAACCACTCAAACATACCTCACACTGAGCAACAATAAGAAGctgtaataaaaatatgaacctCTCAAACGGAGCCTTATTAAAAACTATGACCTCTCACCTTTGGGGGTTTGAAAGGAGGGGGACTTAACCCTGAATAGCAAACAGAGCTGAATTTGTAACCTGAACCTTCCCCCACGCCCCCACTAATGAGAGGTCAAAGGGCACACGCTGCTCCTCAGCTGTGTTTCATacctgcatgtatgtgtgtgtgtgtgtgtgtgtgtgtgtttcatttacTGGTAAGGTCTTGATGATGTATATGAACCAGACCTACTGTGTGAGATTTGTAAGTGGGAATGTCAAATGTAAACGGAGAGTGTCAGAAATACTTGCTGACAAATGTGAatacttatgtttatttaaagcatttttccTCAGTTTGAAGTCTAAAGTTTGCACTGAACAGATCAGTTCCAGGAGAAAAGCCATTAAACTACATAAGAAGTTGAACTTGAATTCTGACTTaccataaacataaataatagcAAACGTTTCATCAAACTTTCATTCTCTGCCTTCTGGGATATGAAGCTGTCATTCATCTttactgacctttgacctcagcagTCTTACACAATTTCTTTGGTATGCCTGcttagagagagagaaggagaggtaCAGAGGTGATTTCTATCATGCATAAAGCACAGGTTTTGTGCGGTTACAGGCCAGTAGAACTTTTCAGATATTGATAAACACGTGTTTCTGCAAACAGATACAGATTCATTTGGGGAAAATTCAAAAGGAtggaaagcatttattttagGGGTAGGGGTAGTCTGGAGTaacttttatttgaataaaacagtGAAAGTGTAAAGTATGTTATCagctaaatgtgtgtttgtgtaagtaaATGGCACAAGTTAAAATTAAGAGAATATGCAAGGATtttagtgaaacacacacacatacatggggTTAATCTATGCCCCCTGGTGAAATTGGACCACAGAGGGAGAGAGCTCAActggtgtttttctttttcttttttcattatttcttaCAGGCCACACACTACTTTGTAAGACTGCAGGACAGACACTCTTTAATTAATTTGGTGGCATTTTATCTTCTTGTGCCAGATTCTGAGCTGAAACAACATATGCACTGCATAGAAGAACATAAGAACAAGACAGAATTACGGAACTTTAACCGAACAAAGAGTATGAAATAGATTATACATATATGTCACTGTCTGACTGGCGCCCTCTTCCTGTAGTACAAAAATATGACACTTTGAGTCTGCAGATTGCCAAACTACCAggcttgttttttatttatttttttgcaagtaATTTAtaagctagagagagagagagagagaattattgttattgttcctttttaaataacatgaaaattagctgaatattaattatcattattattattattatcaatgttattgatacttatgatataaatatatgaatactatattattaatacttataattattttctttctttctaattatAATCTTACAATAGTAGGATGTGTAAATCGATAATTATAAATATCTCGTATTTAGTTTCAAATATCTcttatcgatttttttttttttttttagaatcctTTAATGACTCAAGCCTGTTTTAAGACAGAATTATTTTAAGACAACGGAGACTGACTGTGAAATGTTATCATCGCCACAACAACAATTTTGTTTCCATCCTTATTTCTATTACTATACATTCTATTCTCATCGGTAATTAAATTCAAAGTGCAAAAATGTGCACTGAAATTATCATTGAAGGTTGTGACAGATTTTCCTTAAAACTTTAAATCAACAGCTAAAtgtaaagttttccattttagtGTAACAATTCTGTTAGCATAGGCTGTATTGTTATTTTCGTATATTTTGCAAACATACAATCTCATCTCAGTTTATGTGAAATGATAATAAAGAATAAACTACAATCTGTTTTTAACGTTTCGACGTTAATTCAAGGCCTATAGAAAGTATGACTTTTTGACATCTAATTAGGAGCCCCAGTCGGTCAAAACTGTTGCTACGCCCCAGCATCTAAATACAGgcctaaaaccaaaacaaatgcagccaaatcatgtttaaaatgcattaaaacaaatcCAATGCTAACTGAAAAAATATGTATGTtgctgaaatgaaaaataaaataacagctcCATTATAGTCAATATTATTTTACAACTAAAACTGGAACGCGTAATAGTTTTTGCTCTCTCTCGGCTGCAACAACGTCTAATTAGCAGTGGATTCTCCTCCGCTTAGTCTTTCATTTACACCTCACAGaaaactcataaacacacactcagtgAAAAGAAAACAGTTTACACCTTCACAGTGGTGGAGCGCGGACTACTAAACATGAAATACGGTGACATTTATGTTGCACTTATTAGGATgttgtgagtgtatgtgtgtgtgtgtgtgtcctcacccTGCATCAACAAAGTAAAGCCCATTGGTAACCTCGAGGCCGTGCTTTGCGTATGAGCGCGCGCGCTTCTGTTGGTCCAGAACATCTTGAAATGATCATGATCTAAGAGCGGGCACGCCGCCGCCGTGCTGGGGGCTGGTACAGGATCTGGTGTGGGATGGAGGGGGTGCATTGTTGCTAAACGTACTACCGTAACATGAGCTGCCATTGGCCCATGATCTGTTCAGGACAGTAGAGATAGTTTTAGGCacaaatttgttaaaaatattagaATTCATTTGTTCACAACATGACTAGAATTAGCACCAAATACCTAAATGGGTCACAGTTAACATTACACTATGCAATTATAAAAGCAATTAATAGATAAACCTTACATTATTTTGTGATTAATTTAGCTGTTTGTGAAGTGTGACGTTACAAAAATAATACATACTTTTGAGTTTTCATCAGATGATCAGATATACAGATTATTTACAATTCTGATTCTGGTAGAATATGTAGATTAAGTAGATTATCCTAAAATGCAGTTAACATCTGCTTGCTGAGTAAACCATTTTTGTTCAATGGCATTAATAAACCATTAAGGATAAGGAAGGGGCGCTGACAAACGCCCCCTGACAGATCACGATTGATTGTTTTTACAGGTGTCGAGAGGACAATTAAAGATTACACAGATATTAATTAGCATTAGGGAATATTCAAAGTCCAAAATCCCCACACCGTCCTAAAATGTATAGGGAAGAATTAGGGGGaatatttttccaaaaaataaaataacctcaGGCGGGCCAGATGGATTTCCCGGTGTCATGTTACGGATATCTTCAGAGATAAAGAGCTGTGACCTAGAATAAGAGCTCGTCAAGCTCACAAGTTATTCGCTAATGGATCGGTTTAGTGTTTCAGACCCAGCATACAAAACCACACGGACCAAGTGCTCCAACGGAGGGGCGTTTTCAactatataaatttattttaaagttagaACACTGTATACACGGTAAAAATTATGGTTACTCAGTGGATtgttcagcaaaaaaataaacaagtaatcTTAAGATTGTTTATGGTTCTTTGGAGATTAAATAATAAGGTTCTTACAGGAAATCATTTTACTTTTCTGAGACATTATTAAGAGAGTAGGTCTTGGCTATataatagatagataaaaaaatataactattAGCTATCTACACCAGACATCACATAACTGAAATGAAGTCGAATTCATGTCGATATAAGACGGAATCATTAGATCCAGAAGGTTATTCTCTCTTAAAACCAATGACTTCAGTAAGTTCAACTGACAGAAGAGCATATGTATTTGCacatttatgaataattataGGTATTGCTGCTTGTGTaattttttaattagtaaaacgaagtcaaaaacaatttattagataatttgtttttttagatgtgtgactaaattacataataaatattcagTACCGTATGTTTTTCTGCATCTCCCTTTCAGCATATTTGACTCTTAAACCCAGCATCAAACTTTAACACAATTAACAAGCTGTGAAAATGCCACCTAATTAAGAGACACAGGGGTGATTATAAATCAAAGTATATGCTACATATTAATTTAGAACGCATTTATTTAACTTAAAGCAGTAGTACAAAATAAATAGCTTATTTGAAGTATCTAAACTGTCATATTAAGAAAAACGGGAGACGATAGATTCTGCATGCAAGGTTGTGGAGGTGCTTGtgataatttaataattgattaGTAGCCTATCAACTGCAGTGTGAGTgaacatgttgtgtgtgtgtgtgtgtgtgtgtgtgtgtgtgtgtgttcaaggtaTCCAGTTTCAGGCCTTGACGTCCTCCCTCCGGGGAGGAAACGGAGCGGATCTGTAGATGCAGTTCTGCTCTGCTGGCCGGTTTCAGAACAGACTGGGGTGAGCTAATCACGGAATGACGCTGTGCTGGGTTTCTCTGTCATATATCCATAAGGACACACCGCATCCGAATCTCACGTGTGCAACCCCGGAGGGTGACATCCGGATAAAAAGGCGGCTATCAAAATTGGAGCTGCAGCAAGAGATAAACTCGGCAAGGGGATTTTTGTCCGAGGACTCATTTAAGAGGAATACCTACAGAGCTTTGAAATAGGAGGGTATTACGTGGTGGATTGCACCGGGCCGCAATGTCAATCTTGCCCTCTTTCGGCTTTACGCAGGAGCAGGTCGCGTGCGTATGCGAGGTGCTGCAGCAGGGTGGAAACCTGGAGAGGCTCGGACGTTTCATTTGGTCCCTGCCAGCCTGTGATCACCTCCACAAGAACGAATCTGTGCTGAAAGCGAAGGCCGTGGTGGCCTTCCACCGGGGAAACTTCCGTGAGCTCTACAAGATCCTGGAGAGCCACCAGTTCTCCGCGCACAACCACCCAAAGCTGCAGCAGCTGTGGCTGAAGGCGCACTACGTGGAGGCGGAAAAGTTGCGGGGCCGCCCGCTGGGCGCTGTGGGCAAATACCGCGTGCGCAGGAAATTTCCTTTGCCCCGTACGATCTGGGACGGCGAGGAGACCAGTTACTGCTTTAAGGAGAAGTCTCGGGGCGTGCTGCGTGAATGGTACACGCACAATCCCTATCCATCTCCACGGGAGAAGCGGGAGCTGGCGGAGGCAACGGGACTGACCACCACACAGGTCAGCAACTGGTTTAAAAACAGGAGGCAGAGAGACCGGGCAGCTGAGGCAAAAGAGAGGTgagatataaatacatataaaaattatacagtaATCACAGGCCTACCGTTTTTGAGAGTGAACTGAGGTAAAAGAAATaaacgtttaaaaaataataataataaaataacgcGAAAATGTAGCGTTGATTATTGCAGTCACTTGTAGAGAGAACAACAATAGCCTATTTGAGGAATTTAATGTTATATCaggaatattatattatattatatattatattgacaCTCAAATTTAACTGCAAACTCAAATCTAAACCAACatcaagttaccctgtttaaatgtataatttgttatttaatactttatatattgcctagttatttttatttttataattcgtTTAggattttaaaagaagtttcttttTGTTCTAAAGAACGAAACAAGCAGAATACGAGAAATAATTCTTATTGCAGTGAAAATTTATCTAGGCCTGTATTCATATCACTTAAATAACCTACAGATTTTAAATGTTAGAGTTCATATAAATAGGCCTAATGGTTTACATTGAATCATATTCTCTGAAATCGTCTATCGTAAATCTGTGACGACAGTTATCTTTTCAGTCATGTTGACATAAAGACGAGGTACACTGATGCGTGaacagtttgattttttttttttttcaaaacaaagcaAACTTCAAGATAAGGTTTTTTCTTTAGCTAATAATTATTTTAGGATTCAACTATTTTGAAACCATAACACGCCTATTAAATACACTTTCCAATAGGCTACTATGTAGCCTAATTCTAGGCCTGTAACATGTCAATTATATTTGATatgttaataatgtaatattcacCCAACAGAGAAAACAGCGAGAACAACGGCGTTGGCTGTAAGCAGAGCCAGCGGTCTCCGCTCGACGGAGTGAAGTCGCTCATGTCCAGCTCGGAGGATGAGTTCTCTCCGCCGCAGAGCCCCGAGCACCACTCCGTGCTTCTACTGCAAGGGAACATGAACAATCCAGGGGCTTCCGCATACCCAATGCCCGGCCTCGGTGCGCAGCACTCGGTGCATAGCATGCAAGGACATCCGCATCAGATCCAGGATTCACTGTTAGGATCTCTAACATCCAGCCTTGTGGATTTAGGATCTTAGGACGTCTCGTTCATACTTTAAGCGACAagacttaaaacaataaataaccaATATTTACAGCGCGCATATTCTCATGATGCACAGGACGTTTGCTGAAGTAAACTATTCTTTTACAAACGATTAGGAAAAAGGGAGAAAATCTAAATAGTTTCTCTGAGTTTTGGGAATTTTGAGTATACTGGAAACTGACCCTTAAGTGCGAAAAAATGTTAAAACTAGTGAGGCCAATATTTAAGAATATTCACATTATTGCTGGATACATAaacctttaataatttatgatgTTTTACTCAAAGATTAATTTATAGAAATTGTTCTGTATTGGACGGTACGAATAGCAAGGGTTTTTAATGAGAAACCATTGGCTTCAGACATCTTAAACTAAACTCTATGGATGTGGAAACTTTGTTTCGTTCTTTTttatgtagtttatatatatCACTTAATTTTATTTGTAGGCCTATATTTGAAAACAGAGGCTctccaacattttttttcatgcattgtcCACAGTTTAAGTCAAGTCAACGTTTTGAGCATTTGTCTTTGACTTGGAAAAGccttttaatcaaaaataaagaaaatcaggAAACTACAATAAATAAACGCAAAggctcaaaataataaaatatgtcaaTCCACGTGACACGTCCGAGCCGGAAGAGGCCATGAGCGCGTGAAAAATGAGAACGCCTGAAAAGTCAACAAGAAAAAATGGTCCTTTTGCAGAGGGCAGAGAGACGCCAAGAGGCGCCAGACAGCGTGCAGGGCCGAGTCTGACTTTTTGACCGTCATtcagtaaaacaaaaattaaaaaaggtcaAAAACCGGGCACATTGAGTCACTTTAAGCCTTGTAACATTTAGGTTTGATAAACATATATTACTTCATTACGCTGTCGGACTTAACAAAAACGAGAGAGAATGGAGAGAGAGGGGAAGGGGGGAGTATTGCTCGTTTTTTCTGTGTGTTCTGTCAGTTCTGGGCCACTGGAAATTGACACGATTCGCAAGAGCGGCTTTAAAGACCCTCCACCCAAAACGCCGCGTCCACCAAAATGACTACAAAACATTGTCAACCCCAT
This window of the Carassius gibelio isolate Cgi1373 ecotype wild population from Czech Republic chromosome B13, carGib1.2-hapl.c, whole genome shotgun sequence genome carries:
- the six1a gene encoding homeobox protein six1a; the protein is MSILPSFGFTQEQVACVCEVLQQGGNLERLGRFIWSLPACDHLHKNESVLKAKAVVAFHRGNFRELYKILESHQFSAHNHPKLQQLWLKAHYVEAEKLRGRPLGAVGKYRVRRKFPLPRTIWDGEETSYCFKEKSRGVLREWYTHNPYPSPREKRELAEATGLTTTQVSNWFKNRRQRDRAAEAKERENSENNGVGCKQSQRSPLDGVKSLMSSSEDEFSPPQSPEHHSVLLLQGNMNNPGASAYPMPGLGAQHSVHSMQGHPHQIQDSLLGSLTSSLVDLGS